A window of Longispora fulva contains these coding sequences:
- a CDS encoding septum formation family protein: protein MERKRTVIFLVVGIFILCSGVVGLLVKMAGSTRGPVGDGSALTPQAGTCRHAADVGATTPEASGFPPTFGGRFAMCTKAHEIETFFVGRVSASLSAADAEKEVDGTCRVEADKFLGGPRGTGKVATTSYTEENADHLAKRWFSCDVAEVGNAAGTTLVTRTGSLRGALAGTSPLLLGCANSTTHDFVFLPDCAAAHTTEFAGLYTLADDAAPADDDARDRSVGAGCQKTVTDFLGWDQQTFETSDLIDVTFWGPKAAEVRDGNRVFQCFVTTFKDRKLTGSVKGLGAGKVPVTG, encoded by the coding sequence GTGGAGCGAAAACGGACCGTCATCTTTCTCGTCGTCGGAATCTTCATTCTCTGCTCGGGAGTGGTCGGCCTGCTCGTCAAGATGGCCGGGAGCACACGGGGCCCGGTCGGGGACGGCTCGGCCTTGACCCCCCAGGCGGGGACCTGCCGCCACGCCGCCGACGTGGGCGCGACTACCCCGGAGGCGAGCGGCTTCCCTCCCACGTTCGGTGGCCGGTTCGCCATGTGCACCAAGGCTCACGAGATCGAGACGTTCTTCGTCGGCCGGGTCTCGGCGTCCCTGTCCGCCGCCGACGCCGAGAAGGAGGTCGACGGGACCTGCAGGGTCGAGGCTGACAAGTTCCTCGGTGGACCGCGGGGGACGGGCAAGGTCGCGACGACCTCGTACACGGAGGAGAACGCCGATCACCTGGCGAAGCGCTGGTTCAGTTGCGATGTCGCGGAGGTCGGGAACGCGGCCGGCACGACGCTTGTCACCCGGACGGGTTCCCTGCGTGGCGCGCTGGCCGGCACCAGCCCCTTGCTGCTCGGTTGCGCGAACAGCACGACCCACGACTTCGTCTTCCTGCCGGACTGTGCGGCTGCGCACACGACCGAGTTCGCGGGTCTCTACACCCTCGCTGACGATGCGGCCCCCGCCGATGACGATGCCCGGGACCGGTCGGTCGGTGCGGGTTGTCAAAAGACGGTCACCGATTTCCTCGGCTGGGATCAGCAAACGTTCGAGACTTCTGACCTGATCGACGTCACGTTCTGGGGTCCGAAGGCTGCCGAGGTCCGGGACGGGAACCGCGTCTTCCAGTGTTTCGTCACCACGTTCAAGGACCGCAAGCTCACGGGCAGCGTCAAGGGTCTGGGGGCAGGGAAGGTTCCGGTGACCGGTTAG
- the fabF gene encoding beta-ketoacyl-ACP synthase II, with product MSNADVVVTGLGATTPLGGDVASTWAGLLAGRSGVGPLTQDWAAQLTVRIAAQLAEDPSTKLDRIKARRMDRSEQVAVVASREAWTDAGLDDVEVDRGRLGVVVGSGIGGATTLLAQDDILEQHGPRKVSPHTIPMLMPNGPAAWVGLTFGAQAGVHAPTSACATGAEAIAWGLDMIRSGRADVVIAGGVEAVIHPLPMAGFGSMRAMSIRNDDPERASRPWDTDRDGFVLGEGAGVVILERAEHAAARGAKVYARLSGSGMTSDGYDIVQPDPEGVGQARAMTQAIKEAGLTKQDIGHVNAHATSTPVGDIAEVKSIEAAVGHHPVLTAPKSMLGHLLGAAGAVESIVTILSVHHQLIPPTINLDVPDPGLTLEVVTGEPRKMHLDAALNNSFGFGGHNVALLFTRA from the coding sequence GTGAGCAATGCCGACGTCGTAGTCACCGGGCTCGGCGCGACCACCCCGCTGGGCGGGGACGTCGCGTCCACCTGGGCCGGGCTACTCGCCGGTCGCTCCGGCGTCGGCCCCCTCACCCAGGACTGGGCGGCCCAGCTGACCGTACGCATCGCCGCCCAACTGGCCGAGGACCCGAGCACGAAGCTCGACCGGATCAAGGCCCGACGCATGGACCGTTCCGAGCAGGTCGCCGTCGTCGCGTCCCGCGAGGCGTGGACCGACGCCGGCCTCGACGACGTCGAGGTCGACCGCGGCCGGCTCGGGGTCGTCGTCGGCTCCGGGATCGGCGGCGCGACCACGCTGCTCGCCCAGGACGACATCCTCGAGCAGCACGGACCCCGCAAGGTGTCCCCGCACACCATCCCCATGCTGATGCCCAACGGCCCGGCCGCCTGGGTCGGCCTGACCTTCGGCGCGCAGGCCGGCGTGCACGCCCCCACCAGCGCCTGCGCCACCGGCGCCGAGGCGATCGCCTGGGGCCTGGACATGATCCGCTCCGGTCGCGCCGACGTCGTCATCGCCGGCGGCGTCGAGGCGGTCATCCACCCGCTGCCCATGGCCGGCTTCGGCTCGATGCGGGCCATGTCGATCCGCAATGACGACCCCGAGCGCGCCTCGCGGCCGTGGGACACCGACCGCGACGGCTTCGTCCTCGGCGAGGGCGCCGGCGTCGTCATCCTCGAGCGCGCCGAGCACGCGGCGGCACGCGGCGCGAAGGTCTACGCCCGGCTCTCCGGCTCCGGCATGACCTCCGACGGGTACGACATCGTGCAGCCCGACCCCGAAGGCGTCGGCCAGGCCCGCGCCATGACCCAGGCCATCAAGGAAGCCGGCCTGACCAAGCAGGACATCGGGCACGTCAACGCGCACGCCACGTCCACCCCGGTGGGCGACATCGCCGAGGTCAAGTCGATCGAGGCCGCCGTCGGGCACCACCCGGTGCTGACCGCGCCGAAGTCGATGCTCGGTCACCTGCTCGGCGCTGCCGGTGCCGTGGAGTCCATCGTGACGATCCTGTCCGTGCACCACCAGCTGATCCCGCCGACGATCAACCTGGACGTCCCGGACCCGGGGCTGACCCTGGAGGTCGTCACGGGCGAACCGCGCAAGATGCACCTGGACGCCGCGCTGAACAACTCGTTCGGCTTCGGCGGGCACAACGTCGCCCTGCTGTTCACCCGGGCTTAG
- a CDS encoding acyltransferase domain-containing protein, producing the protein MLAVLAPGQGSQKPGFLTPWLDLPGVEPRLRWWSALAGIDLVHLGTTADADEIKDTAKTQPLLVAAALLAAEQLPLHDVALVAGHSVGELGAAALAGVLSPEAAVTLAGVRGREMAAACAVEPTGMVAILGGDPDEVLAAIEAAGLHPANRNGAGQIVAAGSLAGLEKLSDNAPAGAKIIKLSVAGAFHTPYMAPAEQALVALAPGITVHQPSRLVLSNLDGSAVTGGNELVQRLVRQVTAPVRWDLCMDTLADLGVTAVIELPPAGTLAGLVKRTIKGIEIVKVNTPDDLKAARDLIARHGVAPTHEPIPHFQVAVSTAAGNFQPAEGLTEGSDVKNGQVIGHIETRQGPIDVTTHAAGTLIEWLASPADPVAPGQPLARLHPTGGTA; encoded by the coding sequence GTGCTTGCCGTACTCGCTCCCGGTCAGGGCTCACAGAAGCCCGGCTTCCTCACTCCGTGGCTCGACCTGCCCGGCGTCGAACCCCGCCTGCGGTGGTGGTCGGCGCTCGCGGGCATCGACCTCGTCCACCTCGGCACGACCGCGGACGCCGACGAGATCAAGGACACCGCCAAGACCCAGCCGCTCCTCGTCGCCGCGGCCCTCCTCGCCGCCGAGCAGCTCCCGCTGCACGACGTCGCTCTGGTCGCCGGACACAGCGTCGGCGAGCTCGGCGCCGCCGCCCTCGCCGGAGTGCTCAGCCCCGAGGCCGCCGTGACCCTCGCCGGGGTCCGCGGCCGCGAGATGGCCGCCGCCTGCGCCGTCGAGCCCACCGGGATGGTCGCCATCCTCGGCGGCGACCCCGACGAGGTGCTCGCCGCCATCGAGGCCGCCGGGCTGCACCCCGCCAACCGCAACGGCGCCGGCCAGATCGTCGCCGCCGGCTCCCTCGCCGGGCTCGAGAAGCTCAGCGACAACGCGCCCGCCGGCGCGAAGATCATCAAGCTGTCCGTCGCCGGGGCGTTCCACACCCCCTACATGGCACCGGCCGAGCAGGCGCTCGTCGCCCTCGCCCCCGGGATCACGGTGCACCAGCCGAGCCGCCTCGTGCTGTCCAACCTCGACGGGTCCGCCGTCACCGGCGGCAACGAGCTCGTGCAGCGCCTCGTCCGCCAGGTCACCGCCCCCGTCCGCTGGGACCTGTGCATGGACACCCTCGCCGACCTCGGCGTGACCGCCGTGATCGAGCTGCCGCCGGCCGGCACGCTCGCCGGCCTGGTCAAGCGCACCATCAAGGGCATCGAGATCGTCAAGGTCAACACGCCCGACGACCTCAAGGCTGCCCGGGACCTCATCGCCCGGCACGGGGTCGCCCCCACCCACGAGCCCATCCCGCACTTCCAGGTCGCCGTGTCCACCGCCGCCGGCAACTTCCAGCCGGCCGAGGGCCTCACCGAAGGCTCGGACGTGAAGAACGGCCAGGTCATCGGGCACATCGAGACCCGCCAGGGCCCGATCGACGTCACCACCCACGCCGCCGGCACCCTGATCGAATGGCTCGCCAGCCCGGCGGACCCGGTCGCTCCGGGCCAGCCCCTCGCCCGGCTGCACCCGACCGGAGGTACCGCATGA
- a CDS encoding DUF3145 domain-containing protein, with translation MPTRGVVYVHSTPSAVCPHVEWAIGRVLRTPVRLEWTAQPMDPPALRAECTWSGRPGAGAELAAALKQWPMTRFEVTEEPSPGYDGERIMFVPSRGLFRAAISANGDITLTEDRLRSLMAAATGTEALAHGLDKLLGTAWDSELEPYRHAGDGAPMTWLTQVG, from the coding sequence GTGCCTACACGAGGCGTCGTGTATGTCCACTCGACCCCATCCGCCGTGTGTCCACACGTCGAATGGGCGATCGGGCGTGTCTTGCGCACACCCGTTCGACTCGAGTGGACGGCACAACCGATGGATCCGCCTGCCCTGCGGGCGGAGTGCACCTGGTCCGGTCGCCCGGGCGCCGGTGCTGAGCTCGCCGCTGCCCTCAAACAGTGGCCGATGACCCGTTTCGAGGTCACGGAAGAGCCCAGTCCGGGGTACGACGGCGAGCGGATCATGTTCGTGCCCAGCCGCGGGTTGTTCCGCGCCGCGATCAGTGCGAATGGTGACATCACCCTCACCGAGGACCGGCTGCGTTCCCTGATGGCCGCCGCCACCGGCACGGAGGCTCTGGCGCACGGCCTGGACAAGCTGCTGGGCACCGCGTGGGACTCCGAGCTCGAGCCGTACCGGCACGCTGGCGACGGCGCGCCGATGACCTGGTTGACGCAGGTTGGCTAA
- a CDS encoding acyl carrier protein: MAREEIVEGLAEILEEVAGVNPEDVAEEKSFTEELDVDSLSMVEVVVAAEEKFGVKIPDDEVQNLRTVGDAVSFIEKAQAAL, encoded by the coding sequence ATGGCTCGTGAAGAGATCGTCGAAGGCCTCGCGGAGATCCTCGAAGAGGTCGCCGGTGTGAACCCCGAGGACGTCGCCGAGGAGAAGTCCTTCACCGAGGAGCTCGACGTCGACTCGCTCTCCATGGTCGAGGTCGTCGTGGCGGCCGAGGAGAAGTTCGGCGTGAAGATCCCGGACGACGAGGTCCAGAACCTCCGCACCGTGGGTGACGCCGTCTCCTTCATCGAGAAGGCACAGGCAGCGCTGTGA
- a CDS encoding glycoside hydrolase family 3 protein translates to MTSPPLTRRVLLSSSLLVAAGGALAGCDTPGADASPRKPKEALLTDGLTDEQLVGAVLMPYAYGNDATAVSPGSVAGNQRIGGVNTPAELLVKYHLTGLILVSASADDPTKDTNPTTNVQSPAQARTLTDGLRKAVDGLPPLIGIDQEYGAVTRIREGMALLPTGMAFGAADDPALTEAAWRMAGAELAAVGVNVDFAPSADVLGGPGNTVIGSRAYGADPGLVGRHVAAAVKGLQQQGVAACPKHFPGHGHTDVDSHEGLPVLEQDRKTLDAQDIAPFREAIAAGTWMIMSGHLDTRAIDPGVPSSLSRKVLTDVLRGELGFQGVVVSDALNMKALSLPSGELAVKALVAGNDLLLMPENLPQAYQGLLDGLRSGALPRARLLEAAGRVLALRKRLAGTDRPTVESVNDAEHQAVAAKAAAAAVTVLRGTCPVRVPGPLRITCSAGNEQRVAWLTEELKPWGVQVGARGTRVHLTGYGDTAADLAPDAAVTIGLDTPYVLGAAKSPTLIAVFGGTRASMKAVAAVLAGKAPASGKSPVPVPGLPASSC, encoded by the coding sequence ATGACGTCGCCACCCCTCACCCGCCGCGTCCTGCTCTCCTCGTCTCTGCTGGTGGCGGCTGGCGGCGCCCTGGCGGGATGCGACACCCCGGGGGCGGACGCGAGCCCCAGAAAACCCAAGGAAGCCCTGTTGACGGACGGCCTCACGGACGAGCAGCTGGTCGGGGCGGTGCTGATGCCGTACGCCTACGGCAACGACGCGACCGCCGTCTCGCCCGGTTCGGTGGCCGGCAACCAGCGGATCGGCGGGGTGAACACGCCGGCGGAGCTGCTGGTGAAGTACCACCTGACGGGGTTGATCCTGGTCAGCGCCTCGGCCGACGACCCGACGAAGGACACCAACCCGACGACCAACGTGCAGTCGCCGGCCCAGGCCCGCACCCTGACCGACGGGCTGCGCAAAGCCGTCGACGGCCTGCCGCCCCTGATCGGCATCGACCAGGAGTACGGCGCGGTGACCCGGATCCGGGAGGGCATGGCGCTGCTGCCCACCGGGATGGCGTTCGGGGCGGCAGACGATCCGGCGCTGACCGAGGCCGCGTGGCGGATGGCCGGTGCGGAGCTGGCCGCAGTCGGGGTCAACGTGGACTTCGCGCCGTCGGCGGACGTACTCGGTGGCCCCGGCAACACCGTCATCGGTTCGCGGGCCTACGGCGCGGACCCGGGGCTGGTCGGCCGGCACGTCGCCGCCGCCGTCAAGGGGCTCCAACAGCAGGGCGTCGCCGCCTGCCCGAAGCACTTCCCCGGGCACGGGCACACCGACGTGGACAGCCACGAGGGCCTGCCGGTGCTGGAGCAGGACCGCAAGACCCTCGACGCGCAGGATATCGCCCCGTTCCGGGAGGCGATCGCCGCCGGTACCTGGATGATCATGTCGGGGCACCTGGACACCCGGGCGATCGACCCCGGCGTGCCGTCGTCGCTGTCCCGCAAGGTGCTCACCGACGTTCTGCGCGGCGAACTGGGCTTCCAGGGCGTGGTGGTCTCCGACGCGCTGAACATGAAGGCCCTGTCGCTGCCGTCCGGCGAGCTGGCCGTGAAGGCGCTGGTGGCGGGCAACGACCTGCTGCTGATGCCGGAGAACCTGCCGCAGGCGTACCAGGGGCTGCTCGACGGGCTCCGGTCCGGCGCGCTACCCCGCGCGCGGCTGCTGGAGGCCGCCGGCCGGGTCCTGGCCCTGCGCAAGCGGCTCGCCGGGACGGACCGGCCGACCGTGGAGTCCGTCAACGACGCCGAGCACCAGGCCGTCGCCGCGAAGGCCGCCGCGGCCGCCGTCACCGTCCTGCGCGGCACCTGTCCGGTGCGGGTCCCCGGGCCGCTGCGGATCACGTGCTCGGCGGGCAACGAACAGCGCGTCGCGTGGCTCACCGAAGAGCTCAAACCTTGGGGGGTACAGGTGGGCGCGCGCGGCACCCGCGTGCACCTGACCGGCTACGGCGACACGGCGGCCGACCTCGCCCCCGACGCCGCGGTGACGATCGGGCTGGACACGCCGTACGTGCTCGGGGCCGCGAAGTCCCCGACGCTGATCGCCGTGTTCGGCGGGACGCGCGCGTCGATGAAGGCGGTCGCGGCGGTGCTGGCCGGGAAGGCCCCGGCCTCGGGCAAGTCCCCGGTCCCCGTGCCGGGCCTACCGGCCTCCAGCTGCTGA
- a CDS encoding carbonic anhydrase — MSGAAPHEIASAEAVHTPRPGTPQEAWRALVAGNERFLAGQLLPYEAGRAHSRTQEPYAVVIGCLDSRVPPELVFDQGFGSVCVLRSGGHVLDTALLGSVEFTVGLGVPLIVVLGHQYCSAVLTATNATRAGERVAGDLGFLVDQIAASVGEEGGSEDVSRRHTLATVKTIMEIPLVSDAWASGRLEVVAARYDVDSGRVERLL; from the coding sequence ATGAGCGGAGCGGCTCCACACGAGATTGCCTCCGCGGAGGCTGTGCACACGCCCAGGCCGGGGACCCCCCAGGAGGCCTGGCGGGCGTTGGTTGCCGGCAATGAGCGTTTCCTTGCTGGTCAGCTACTGCCGTACGAGGCGGGGCGGGCGCATTCGCGGACCCAGGAGCCGTACGCGGTGGTGATCGGGTGCCTGGATTCGCGGGTACCCCCGGAGTTGGTTTTCGATCAGGGTTTCGGTTCTGTGTGCGTGCTGCGCTCCGGCGGGCATGTGCTGGACACGGCGCTGCTCGGGTCGGTGGAGTTCACGGTGGGGCTGGGGGTGCCGCTGATCGTCGTGCTGGGGCACCAGTACTGCAGCGCTGTCCTCACGGCGACGAACGCCACCAGGGCGGGGGAGCGGGTCGCGGGGGATCTCGGTTTTCTGGTCGATCAGATCGCGGCGTCTGTCGGCGAGGAGGGCGGGTCTGAGGACGTCTCCCGCCGGCACACTCTCGCGACGGTCAAGACGATCATGGAGATTCCGTTGGTGAGCGACGCGTGGGCGTCCGGACGGCTCGAGGTCGTGGCCGCGCGCTACGACGTCGACTCCGGGCGGGTCGAGCGCCTGCTCTGA
- a CDS encoding beta-ketoacyl-ACP synthase III, which produces MTGSRIVSMGHYQPSKVLTNDDLAQIVETNDEWIQSRVGIKERRIADTETVADMAGWAAEKALANSGLTAADIDLVVVATTSSIDRCPNMATRVARKLGITAPGAYDINTACSGFSYALATVDHAIRAGASKNAIVIGVEKLSDITDWTDRSTAVIFGDGAGAAVVSASDEPMIGPVLWGSDPEKGDAIVIEGWRPYIQQAGQTVFRWATFALPALAAEACERAGIKPSELVAFVPHQANLRIIEPLARKLGAPDLIVARDVVESGNTSAASIPMALSKLVERREIPSGAPVLLFGFGGGLTYAGQVIRCP; this is translated from the coding sequence ATGACCGGCTCCCGCATCGTCTCCATGGGCCACTACCAGCCCTCCAAGGTCCTCACCAACGACGACCTGGCCCAGATCGTCGAAACCAACGACGAGTGGATCCAGTCCCGGGTGGGCATCAAGGAGCGCCGGATCGCCGACACCGAGACGGTCGCCGACATGGCCGGCTGGGCCGCCGAGAAGGCCCTCGCCAACTCCGGCCTCACCGCGGCCGACATCGACCTCGTCGTGGTGGCCACCACGTCCTCCATCGACCGGTGCCCCAACATGGCGACCCGGGTCGCCCGCAAGCTCGGCATCACCGCCCCCGGCGCGTACGACATCAACACCGCCTGCTCCGGCTTCTCCTACGCCCTGGCGACCGTCGACCACGCCATCCGCGCCGGCGCCTCGAAGAACGCCATCGTCATCGGCGTCGAGAAGCTCTCCGACATCACCGACTGGACCGACCGCTCCACCGCCGTCATCTTCGGCGACGGGGCCGGCGCCGCCGTCGTGTCCGCCAGCGACGAGCCGATGATCGGCCCCGTGCTGTGGGGCTCGGACCCCGAGAAGGGCGACGCGATCGTCATCGAGGGCTGGCGGCCCTACATCCAGCAGGCCGGGCAGACCGTGTTCCGCTGGGCGACGTTCGCACTACCGGCGCTGGCCGCCGAAGCCTGCGAGCGGGCCGGCATCAAACCCAGCGAACTGGTCGCCTTCGTCCCACACCAGGCCAACCTGCGGATCATCGAACCTCTCGCCCGTAAGCTGGGCGCGCCCGACCTGATCGTCGCCCGCGACGTGGTCGAGTCCGGTAACACCTCGGCGGCATCGATCCCGATGGCGCTGTCCAAGCTGGTCGAACGGCGGGAGATCCCGTCCGGCGCGCCGGTGCTGCTGTTCGGGTTCGGCGGTGGACTGACCTATGCCGGTCAGGTCATCCGCTGCCCGTAA
- a CDS encoding acyl-CoA carboxylase subunit beta — MTTNSASTDDTIVDHRDPEPRLRALFDAGSMRAISPRDDSGVMTVRGEIDGQTVIAYCSDARLMGGAMGTDGCQHTVDAIDAAVRERVPVIGIWHSGGARLPEGVAALDGVGQVFAAMVRASGRVPQISVVLGPAAGGGAYGPALTDIVIMSDQGRIFVTGPEVVRSVTGEQVDMERLGGPEPHGRRSGVVHITTKDEAGALSKARELAILLGHQGRFSPADVNESPELGEILPEQVNRAYDVKPVVKAMLDAEGPTVELHAKWAPNVVTTLGRFAGRTIGVIANNPLRLGGCLDASSAEKAARFVRMCDALGVPLIVLVDVPGYLPGVGQEWDGVVRRGAKLLHAFAEAVVPRITLVTRKAYGGAYIAMNSRSLGATAVFAWPNTEIAVMGASAAVNILARKKLAAAKPEDREALRAQLIEEQARTAGGVGRALEIGVVDEVIEPAKTRRRIADALAAAPAARGAHGNIPL, encoded by the coding sequence ATGACCACGAATTCCGCTTCGACCGACGACACCATCGTCGATCACCGGGACCCGGAGCCGCGCCTCCGGGCGCTGTTCGACGCCGGTTCCATGCGGGCCATCTCGCCCCGCGACGACTCGGGCGTGATGACCGTCCGTGGTGAGATCGACGGCCAGACCGTCATCGCGTACTGCTCCGACGCCCGGCTCATGGGCGGCGCCATGGGTACCGACGGCTGCCAGCACACCGTGGACGCCATCGACGCCGCCGTCCGCGAGCGGGTGCCGGTGATCGGCATCTGGCACTCCGGCGGCGCGCGGCTCCCCGAGGGCGTCGCGGCGCTCGACGGGGTCGGCCAGGTGTTCGCGGCCATGGTCCGCGCGTCCGGTCGGGTGCCGCAGATCTCCGTGGTGCTCGGCCCGGCGGCCGGCGGCGGGGCATACGGCCCGGCCCTCACCGACATCGTGATCATGTCCGACCAGGGCCGGATCTTCGTGACCGGTCCCGAGGTCGTCCGCAGCGTCACCGGCGAGCAGGTCGACATGGAGCGCCTCGGCGGCCCGGAGCCGCACGGCCGCCGCTCCGGCGTCGTGCACATCACCACCAAGGACGAGGCCGGCGCGCTGAGCAAGGCCCGCGAGCTGGCGATCCTCCTCGGCCACCAGGGCCGGTTCTCCCCGGCCGACGTGAACGAGTCCCCGGAGCTCGGCGAGATCCTCCCCGAGCAGGTCAACCGGGCCTACGACGTCAAGCCCGTGGTCAAGGCCATGCTCGACGCCGAGGGCCCGACCGTGGAGCTGCACGCCAAGTGGGCCCCGAACGTGGTCACCACCCTCGGCCGGTTCGCCGGCCGCACGATAGGCGTGATCGCGAACAACCCGCTGCGGCTCGGCGGCTGCCTCGACGCGTCCAGCGCCGAGAAGGCCGCCCGGTTCGTCCGGATGTGCGACGCGCTCGGCGTGCCGCTGATCGTGCTCGTGGACGTCCCCGGCTACCTGCCGGGCGTCGGCCAGGAATGGGACGGCGTCGTGCGGCGCGGCGCGAAGCTGCTGCACGCGTTCGCCGAGGCCGTCGTGCCCCGGATCACCCTGGTCACCCGCAAGGCGTACGGCGGCGCGTACATCGCGATGAACTCCCGCTCGCTCGGCGCGACCGCCGTGTTCGCGTGGCCGAACACCGAGATCGCCGTCATGGGCGCCTCGGCGGCGGTCAACATCCTGGCCCGCAAGAAGCTCGCGGCCGCCAAGCCCGAGGACCGCGAGGCCCTGCGCGCCCAGCTGATCGAGGAGCAGGCCCGCACCGCCGGCGGCGTCGGCCGTGCCCTGGAGATCGGCGTCGTCGACGAGGTCATCGAGCCGGCCAAGACCCGCCGCCGGATCGCCGACGCCCTGGCCGCGGCCCCGGCCGCACGTGGCGCGCACGGGAACATCCCGCTGTAA